TAGTGTAAAATAATTATACACACACCCTATGTAATAATCTTGGTCGTATGTCTAATATATATACACTAAATATGTGACAACAATCATCTAATTTAAAAAAATATAATCAGTGTTAAGCAAGTATTATCAACTACTTACTGTATGACGCAATCAGACTGAATATAAGAGTGGCACGCCAATTGTACAATATTGTACTGAATATGAAAATGATGAAATTATATAATAGAAATAAACACGGATTTACGCTAATGGAACTTGTTGTCACAACAGCAATTATGGGAACTCTCGCAGCCATTGCTGTTCCCAAGTTTGCCGAGCAGCAAGAGGAAGCGAAAGTGAGAACCACACTGGTAAATATCAGCATTATCGGTCAGACTCTTTCTACAGATTTCCAAAACAGACTGACGAGACAGGGAATGGAGGAAGCGAAATTCTCTACGCCCGCGAATTCTCCCATTATACTTGCGAATGACAGCACTGATGCAATAACGACAAGATTGATAAGACAA
This window of the Candidatus Neomarinimicrobiota bacterium genome carries:
- a CDS encoding prepilin-type N-terminal cleavage/methylation domain-containing protein, which encodes MMKLYNRNKHGFTLMELVVTTAIMGTLAAIAVPKFAEQQEEAKVRTTLVNISIIGQTLSTDFQNRLTRQGMEEAKFSTPANSPIILANDSTDAITTRLIRQMEPIPVSPYNDQPYVFTLIRDGSVRYIRIPGDINIDYTGPKFTIHDQNDPINLIMEFSP